One stretch of Streptomyces sp. NBC_01142 DNA includes these proteins:
- a CDS encoding SRPBCC domain-containing protein, translating into MEHEVFVPVPAETLRQVLRDPARVARCVPGLQQDADESAGPLHGRLKVRIGGHTITYRGTLRILEQGDVFAVEGEGLEARGTGSAKVTLTIRPAEAEGGTTLSFAGTARAEGRLAELEDTTTTSAAHRLLDRFADRLATTAEDPLAEGVTGEGPADDAEAPKPSTKPSVFDAPVPPPPLDPVAESEFEASEVSGVSDASDASDVPDAPGAAELPEIHELPVAPDEPPAEAAHARRTMIGRSAEEVDHAPPRGRYAPTPPPEPTTAGAALRWVAPAAALAIASAVVVRRVLRRRA; encoded by the coding sequence CCGACAGGTGCTGCGAGACCCTGCCCGGGTCGCCCGCTGCGTACCGGGACTCCAGCAGGACGCCGACGAGTCGGCAGGCCCCCTCCACGGCCGGCTGAAGGTCCGGATCGGCGGGCACACGATCACCTACCGCGGCACCCTGCGCATCCTGGAGCAGGGTGATGTCTTCGCGGTCGAGGGCGAGGGCCTGGAGGCCCGCGGTACGGGCTCGGCCAAGGTGACCCTGACGATCCGCCCGGCGGAGGCGGAGGGCGGTACGACGCTCTCGTTCGCGGGGACGGCCCGCGCGGAGGGCCGTCTGGCGGAGCTGGAGGACACGACGACGACATCCGCCGCGCACCGGCTGCTGGACCGTTTCGCCGACCGGCTCGCGACGACGGCGGAGGACCCGCTTGCCGAGGGGGTGACCGGCGAAGGGCCTGCCGATGACGCCGAGGCCCCGAAGCCGTCCACCAAGCCGTCCGTCTTCGACGCACCCGTGCCGCCGCCGCCGCTCGACCCGGTCGCCGAGTCCGAATTCGAGGCGTCAGAGGTGTCCGGTGTGTCCGACGCCTCCGACGCCTCCGACGTGCCGGATGCGCCCGGCGCGGCGGAGCTGCCCGAGATTCACGAGCTGCCCGTCGCGCCCGACGAGCCGCCGGCCGAAGCCGCCCACGCCCGCCGCACGATGATCGGGCGGAGCGCCGAGGAGGTCGACCACGCCCCGCCGCGCGGGCGTTACGCCCCCACGCCGCCGCCCGAGCCGACCACCGCCGGCGCGGCCCTGCGCTGGGTCGCTCCCGCCGCGGCCCTCGCGATCGCCTCCGCCGTCGTCGTCCGACGAGTGCTGCGCCGCCGCGCATAG